A region of Maridesulfovibrio sp. DNA encodes the following proteins:
- a CDS encoding mechanosensitive ion channel domain-containing protein gives MNGTGKVAVDAMSQMQIDLMNPDSVSKFAEDAIAFVSVNGLRILVALLVLLVGRLVSRQISNLVKKVMIKAKVDDILTTFIATIIYYALLSAFVVAALGQAGINVTSFLAVLGAAGLAIGLALKDTLANFAAGVMLILFRMFKKGDYVTIAGTSGTVQELSAFYTELSTPDNQRVVVPNSSILGAVIVNTSAHKTRRLDLIIGIGYEDDIEKAKSVIKSILDAEDRVLNFPEPLIAVGNLGDSSIDIFVRPWVGSADYWATKFALLEKIKISFDEAGISIPYPQSDVHMHNVE, from the coding sequence ATGAACGGAACTGGAAAAGTTGCGGTTGACGCTATGTCACAAATGCAGATTGATCTTATGAACCCTGATTCAGTAAGTAAATTTGCTGAAGACGCCATAGCTTTTGTCAGTGTGAATGGCTTGCGTATTTTAGTAGCTTTGCTTGTTTTACTGGTGGGGCGTCTTGTTTCCCGGCAGATTTCCAATTTAGTCAAGAAAGTTATGATCAAGGCTAAGGTTGACGATATTCTGACCACTTTTATCGCCACTATCATTTACTATGCTTTATTGTCGGCATTTGTTGTTGCAGCACTAGGCCAAGCAGGAATTAATGTTACTTCGTTTCTCGCTGTTTTAGGTGCCGCCGGTCTTGCTATCGGTCTTGCCCTGAAAGACACCCTTGCCAACTTTGCCGCCGGAGTTATGCTGATTTTGTTCCGCATGTTCAAAAAGGGCGATTACGTTACTATCGCCGGGACTTCCGGTACTGTTCAGGAACTGTCGGCTTTTTACACGGAACTTTCCACTCCCGATAATCAAAGGGTGGTTGTGCCTAATTCATCTATTCTCGGTGCGGTAATTGTCAACACCTCTGCCCATAAAACAAGGCGCCTCGATTTGATTATAGGCATTGGATATGAGGATGATATTGAAAAGGCTAAATCCGTAATTAAATCAATTCTGGATGCAGAAGACAGGGTTCTAAATTTTCCTGAACCGTTGATTGCTGTCGGTAATCTCGGAGATTCGAGCATTGATATTTTTGTGCGTCCATGGGTCGGCAGTGCGGACTATTGGGCCACCAAGTTTGCTCTGCTGGAGAAAATCAAGATTTCATTTGATGAAGCCGGTATATCCATTCCTTATCCGCAAAGCGATGTGCATATGCACAATGTAGAGTAA
- a CDS encoding LytTR family DNA-binding domain-containing protein: protein MPSSQKIRCILIDDEIPAIDELNFLLSDFSDISVIGTANSASQGVKIIAEKEPDLVFLDIQMPGKNGFHVLQEIMQFPEPPLVVFATAYDEYALQAFEENAVDYILKPLSRERLEKSIKRVRCLVYANCEEKVELPDMNALLNSMGMNTKVLRISVEANGRILLLEPSDVILCRVEERKIMIYTAKGIFPCNGDKTLDKLEERLQGQPFFRTSRSEMVNLTHVRDFAPWFNGKYVVTMKHIAEQEIIISKGRVKNFRQRLGLA from the coding sequence ATGCCCTCATCACAAAAAATACGCTGCATCCTCATAGATGACGAAATACCAGCCATTGATGAATTGAATTTTCTGCTTTCGGACTTCAGTGATATCAGTGTCATAGGAACCGCAAACTCTGCATCACAGGGAGTGAAGATCATTGCGGAAAAAGAACCGGATCTTGTTTTTCTAGATATCCAGATGCCCGGTAAAAACGGTTTTCATGTCCTGCAGGAAATAATGCAATTTCCTGAACCTCCACTGGTGGTATTTGCTACTGCATATGATGAGTATGCCCTGCAGGCCTTTGAGGAAAATGCGGTGGACTATATCCTCAAACCCCTATCACGGGAAAGACTGGAAAAAAGTATTAAACGGGTCCGGTGCCTTGTTTACGCCAATTGTGAAGAAAAGGTTGAACTGCCGGATATGAACGCCCTGCTCAACTCCATGGGTATGAATACGAAGGTTCTGCGCATCTCAGTCGAAGCCAACGGACGCATCCTGCTGCTTGAACCTTCCGATGTCATTCTTTGCCGGGTCGAAGAACGGAAAATAATGATATACACGGCCAAAGGCATATTTCCCTGCAACGGAGACAAAACTCTTGATAAACTTGAAGAACGACTACAGGGCCAGCCGTTCTTCCGTACCAGTCGGAGCGAGATGGTCAATCTTACCCATGTGCGCGATTTTGCCCCGTGGTTTAATGGCAAATATGTGGTCACCATGAAACATATTGCTGAGCAGGAAATCATCATCAGCAAAGGCCGAGTCAAAAATTTCCGCCAGCGTTTAGGGTTGGCTTAA
- a CDS encoding HD domain-containing phosphohydrolase: protein MPNKNIETMKRIFSIKNLLLILLIGALLGGGYKTLNYLWNNKKASVKADLKEYQQAVVENESELLSAQLVSFVTRGKELARSRIFRIAMDKLNSHDNEEVTKAQEDLRNFVKACGFAAGYLFEPDGKIFAATAGPEEISGQGNTESVQQTLHSRTPMFSPLRMESTGLVTDLFIPVYDAYASSTSEPPSLILMLEVPMTSILRAFLESERTFKYKSSIHLIQQNGDTSEETVFSYPETLKLQAMKVSFAGVSEVLFGIRTDLSMSKKVYSSAQFIPVVNWWVMIETDTAVADRIFTIYKQESIIFASLALAGIIFFILTVRFIASTRKYHLKSSRLEKKLPVLQKELALLRIVNNSLPEPVSLKKSESGTFLHVNKSFMDLTGLNKTDALNLTDNQVFDHNEAEALSHGDEMVSMSNSTYSEEITLTRGAGTSTLQVTFVPCSVEEEGDSILTVYRDVTSEKMASERGIEVRQQVINALIRAVESVPFLDGHTSLMRKLALEIAETLLLSDADCATVEAAAILSQVGKTFVPREIMEKEGKLTPEEIKETQRYIEHTCRILEGVEFDLPITQTIWQMQETLDGTGYPNQLEGKSISTLARILGVTNTFSALVQKRSYRKAKTARQAVEILQSMADKKYDSSVIEALGAVIETRAGKVILNESHVDI from the coding sequence ATGCCGAATAAAAATATCGAAACCATGAAACGGATATTCTCGATTAAAAACCTGTTGCTGATTCTGCTGATAGGCGCACTCCTCGGAGGAGGTTACAAGACACTCAACTACCTCTGGAATAATAAAAAAGCATCAGTGAAAGCCGACCTCAAAGAATATCAGCAGGCGGTTGTTGAAAACGAATCAGAACTCCTCTCCGCCCAGCTGGTCAGCTTTGTAACACGCGGGAAAGAGCTTGCCCGATCCAGAATCTTCAGAATTGCCATGGACAAACTCAATTCACATGACAATGAAGAAGTAACCAAAGCACAGGAAGACCTGCGAAATTTTGTAAAAGCATGCGGATTCGCCGCAGGTTACCTTTTTGAACCGGACGGTAAAATATTTGCCGCTACGGCCGGCCCGGAAGAAATTTCAGGACAGGGCAATACTGAATCCGTTCAACAAACACTTCATAGCCGGACCCCCATGTTTTCCCCCCTGCGTATGGAAAGTACCGGCCTTGTCACCGATCTGTTTATCCCGGTATATGACGCTTACGCGAGCAGCACATCCGAACCGCCGTCATTGATACTCATGCTTGAAGTTCCCATGACTTCAATCCTGCGTGCTTTTCTGGAATCAGAACGCACATTCAAGTACAAAAGCTCAATCCATCTTATTCAGCAAAACGGTGACACAAGTGAAGAAACGGTCTTCAGTTACCCGGAAACACTTAAACTTCAGGCTATGAAAGTCTCTTTTGCCGGAGTCAGCGAAGTTCTTTTCGGGATCAGGACCGACCTTTCCATGAGCAAAAAAGTATACTCATCAGCGCAGTTCATCCCTGTGGTCAACTGGTGGGTCATGATAGAGACCGACACGGCTGTAGCAGACCGGATTTTCACAATATACAAACAGGAAAGTATTATCTTCGCTAGCTTGGCCCTTGCCGGGATTATATTTTTCATTCTTACTGTCCGCTTTATCGCTTCCACCCGAAAATACCACCTTAAAAGTTCAAGGCTGGAAAAAAAACTTCCGGTCCTGCAGAAAGAACTCGCACTGCTGCGCATTGTGAATAATTCCCTTCCGGAACCGGTAAGCCTCAAAAAGAGTGAGAGTGGAACATTTTTACACGTGAACAAATCCTTCATGGATTTAACCGGGCTGAATAAAACCGACGCCCTCAACCTTACTGATAACCAGGTTTTCGATCATAATGAGGCCGAAGCTCTCTCTCATGGAGACGAGATGGTCAGTATGTCCAACAGCACCTACAGTGAAGAAATAACCCTGACCAGAGGAGCCGGCACTTCAACCCTGCAGGTGACTTTCGTTCCCTGTTCTGTTGAAGAGGAAGGAGACTCAATCCTTACGGTTTACCGCGATGTTACCAGTGAAAAAATGGCCTCCGAAAGAGGTATTGAAGTACGTCAGCAAGTCATTAACGCACTGATCCGTGCGGTGGAAAGTGTCCCTTTTCTAGACGGTCATACTTCCCTCATGCGTAAACTGGCCCTTGAGATTGCCGAAACCCTGCTCCTCAGTGACGCTGACTGTGCCACAGTTGAAGCGGCTGCAATTCTTTCACAGGTTGGTAAAACCTTTGTCCCCCGTGAAATCATGGAGAAAGAAGGGAAACTGACCCCGGAAGAAATTAAAGAAACACAAAGATACATTGAGCATACCTGTAGAATACTTGAAGGCGTTGAATTCGACCTGCCTATCACCCAGACAATCTGGCAGATGCAGGAGACCCTAGACGGTACAGGGTATCCCAACCAGTTGGAGGGAAAGAGCATTTCCACTCTGGCCAGAATTCTCGGAGTGACCAACACCTTCAGTGCCCTTGTTCAGAAACGCTCCTACCGCAAGGCCAAGACCGCACGGCAGGCAGTTGAAATTTTACAAAGCATGGCCGACAAAAAATACGACAGCTCGGTAATTGAAGCTTTAGGCGCTGTAATTGAAACCAGGGCAGGTAAAGTAATTTTAAACGAAAGCCATGTAGATATATAA
- a CDS encoding F0F1 ATP synthase subunit alpha gives MSFLEKNINQALNAHEKGRENMDYSPDSREVGRVLSLARGVARVQGLGSVRSEELITLGNNVPGMALDLLPDSIGVALLGANTELKAGDEAVLSGTVLSVPVGDSLIGRIVDPLGNPLDGGPEPETFQTRVVESEAPPILMRAPVDTPMASGIKVIDTLIPIGRGQRELILGDRQTGKTSIALDIILNQKKGDVVCVYCAIARRSTSVARVMDTLRNHGAMDYTFAVVVDGDAPSGMQYIAPYAATSMAEYFMEQGKDVLIVYDDLTRHAQAYRQLSLLMRRPPGREAFPGDIFYIHSRLLERSTRLKPEHGGGTLTALPIVETEAQNISAYIPTNLISITDGQIYLSPVLFQKGMLPAIDVGKSVSRVGGRAQPKAYRKVSGDLRLTYSQFQELEAFARFGTRLDQETRNRIEHGLRVRELLKQDRISPLSAVQQVVVLWAVALGLLDDTPLEQIAEVQQFLLSSMEQNFEPIDRLVQADPKDEIWAELEKALGQQMRKWREAHAAA, from the coding sequence ATGTCATTTCTGGAAAAAAATATAAATCAAGCCTTGAACGCTCATGAAAAGGGCCGCGAGAATATGGACTACAGCCCGGATTCCCGTGAAGTGGGCCGTGTGCTGTCATTGGCTCGCGGCGTGGCTCGGGTACAGGGGCTTGGTTCGGTGCGCTCGGAAGAGCTGATCACACTTGGTAATAATGTTCCGGGAATGGCTCTTGATTTATTGCCGGACTCAATCGGTGTGGCGCTGCTGGGCGCGAATACTGAGCTTAAGGCCGGGGATGAAGCTGTTTTGTCCGGTACTGTATTGAGTGTTCCCGTGGGGGATTCTTTGATCGGGCGCATTGTGGACCCGCTGGGCAATCCGTTGGACGGGGGACCTGAGCCTGAGACATTTCAGACTCGCGTGGTTGAATCGGAAGCACCACCTATCCTGATGCGCGCTCCTGTGGATACACCTATGGCCAGCGGTATTAAGGTCATTGATACGCTGATTCCTATCGGACGCGGACAGCGTGAGTTGATTCTCGGTGACCGCCAGACCGGAAAGACTTCCATAGCCCTCGACATTATCTTGAATCAGAAAAAGGGTGACGTAGTTTGCGTATATTGCGCTATCGCTCGACGCAGCACCTCTGTGGCAAGGGTCATGGATACTTTGCGTAACCACGGGGCTATGGATTACACTTTTGCGGTCGTGGTTGATGGTGATGCTCCCTCGGGAATGCAGTATATTGCCCCCTATGCTGCAACAAGTATGGCTGAATATTTTATGGAGCAAGGCAAGGATGTACTTATTGTCTATGATGATTTGACCCGCCATGCTCAGGCTTATAGACAGCTCAGCCTGCTTATGCGCCGACCTCCGGGGCGAGAGGCTTTTCCGGGCGATATTTTCTATATTCACTCCAGATTGCTGGAGCGTTCCACGAGGCTTAAGCCGGAACATGGAGGCGGAACACTTACAGCATTGCCTATAGTTGAAACTGAAGCCCAGAATATTTCGGCTTATATCCCTACCAATCTTATTTCCATTACCGATGGGCAGATCTACCTTTCCCCGGTTCTGTTTCAGAAAGGCATGCTCCCGGCAATAGATGTGGGTAAGTCGGTTTCTCGCGTGGGCGGACGTGCACAGCCCAAGGCATATCGTAAAGTTTCCGGCGATCTGCGTTTAACCTATTCCCAGTTTCAAGAGTTGGAGGCTTTTGCTCGGTTCGGTACGAGGTTGGATCAGGAGACCAGAAATCGTATTGAGCATGGGCTGAGGGTGCGTGAACTGCTTAAACAGGATCGAATTTCTCCGCTCAGTGCCGTGCAGCAGGTGGTCGTTCTCTGGGCTGTAGCCCTTGGATTGCTGGACGATACCCCGCTGGAACAAATTGCCGAGGTTCAGCAGTTCCTGTTGAGCTCTATGGAACAAAATTTTGAACCCATTGACCGTTTGGTTCAGGCTGACCCAAAGGATGAAATTTGGGCCGAGCTTGAGAAAGCGCTTGGTCAGCAGATGCGTAAGTGGAGGGAGGCCCATGCAGCAGCTTGA
- a CDS encoding LytS/YhcK type 5TM receptor domain-containing protein — protein sequence MNPETLIITLAERFGLIVAGAFLLLTITPIHRIGFRQSSPRTNTILQILIFGICGILGTYGGNFVFQSVANLRAMAVITGGLFGGPLVGLGAGLIAGGHRILIDIGGFSAIPCGTATMIEGLAAGIVSLHLTNKMDWRAAAGLAFGGEILHMIMVLYLSHPYKEALQLVKLIAMPMIVLNTFGAALFAQVINVVFRHGTKQDSVKAQHILDIANLTVSHLRSGLTMDSAQETAKIIYAHLTAAAVAISDNVNVLAHVGAGADHHLPGKKIRTESTWKVLTEGEPLFLESSKIIGCAHPGCPFTSAAVVPLHKNGEVVGTLKLYGTRKNQLDQLSFEMAKGLANLCSTQLELEEIQIKEQMLSHAEIRRLQAQINPHFLFNSLNTVTSFCRTNPDRARELLLELSKYMRKNLDSSRGYVPLHEELAQLQSYLAIEQARFGERIKVDLNVEETCLDWPIPPLIIQPLVENSVKHGLMGREEGGTITIKIHCDNEEMDVSIIDDGIGMAREQIEAIYAKKKIDSREKGIGVRNCIQRLEQIYGPQYKMAIASEEEKGTEITFRVPKLRTAVQMQEFTGKTR from the coding sequence ATGAATCCAGAAACTTTAATTATCACTCTTGCCGAACGGTTCGGCCTGATCGTAGCAGGAGCTTTCCTGCTCTTGACTATTACTCCGATTCATAGAATCGGATTCCGCCAGAGTTCTCCCAGAACCAATACCATTCTGCAGATACTTATTTTTGGAATTTGCGGTATTCTAGGAACTTACGGCGGGAACTTCGTATTCCAATCCGTTGCAAACCTACGTGCCATGGCGGTTATTACCGGTGGATTGTTCGGAGGACCGCTAGTGGGCCTCGGCGCAGGGCTGATTGCAGGAGGACACCGTATATTAATCGATATAGGTGGATTCAGTGCCATCCCTTGCGGAACGGCAACCATGATCGAAGGCCTTGCAGCCGGAATAGTCTCTCTGCATCTAACCAATAAAATGGACTGGCGGGCCGCAGCCGGGCTTGCCTTTGGGGGTGAGATCCTCCATATGATCATGGTCCTTTACCTCTCTCACCCCTATAAAGAGGCCCTGCAGCTGGTGAAGCTCATAGCAATGCCCATGATAGTGCTGAACACATTCGGCGCAGCCCTGTTCGCACAGGTGATCAATGTAGTTTTCCGCCACGGCACCAAGCAGGATTCCGTCAAGGCCCAGCACATTCTCGATATCGCCAACCTTACTGTCAGCCATCTGAGATCAGGGCTGACCATGGATTCAGCGCAGGAAACGGCCAAGATCATCTACGCCCACCTCACCGCAGCGGCTGTTGCCATTAGCGACAACGTTAATGTGCTGGCCCATGTTGGAGCAGGGGCAGATCACCATCTACCCGGAAAAAAAATCCGTACTGAATCCACATGGAAGGTCCTCACTGAAGGAGAACCTTTGTTTTTGGAAAGCAGTAAAATAATCGGTTGCGCTCATCCGGGCTGTCCATTCACATCTGCGGCTGTGGTTCCCCTACATAAAAACGGTGAAGTCGTCGGCACACTCAAACTGTATGGAACCCGTAAAAACCAGCTGGACCAACTCTCCTTTGAAATGGCTAAAGGGCTGGCCAATCTTTGCTCCACCCAGCTGGAATTGGAAGAAATCCAGATAAAGGAACAAATGCTGAGCCATGCGGAAATCCGCCGTTTACAGGCCCAGATCAACCCCCACTTCCTGTTCAATTCTCTGAACACAGTCACATCTTTCTGCCGGACCAATCCGGACCGCGCCCGTGAACTTTTGCTGGAGCTTTCAAAATATATGCGCAAAAACCTCGACAGCAGCCGTGGTTACGTTCCCCTGCACGAAGAACTTGCGCAGTTGCAAAGCTATCTGGCCATTGAGCAGGCCCGTTTCGGCGAACGCATCAAAGTTGATTTGAATGTAGAGGAAACATGTCTTGACTGGCCAATCCCCCCCCTAATCATCCAGCCGCTGGTGGAAAACAGCGTTAAACACGGTCTAATGGGCCGTGAAGAAGGTGGGACAATCACCATTAAAATTCATTGTGATAATGAAGAAATGGACGTCTCTATCATAGATGACGGAATCGGAATGGCGCGGGAACAAATTGAAGCCATCTACGCCAAAAAGAAAATCGATTCCCGCGAAAAAGGAATCGGGGTCCGCAACTGCATTCAACGTCTGGAACAGATTTACGGTCCGCAATATAAAATGGCTATTGCCAGTGAAGAAGAAAAGGGGACTGAAATAACCTTCCGCGTTCCTAAGTTGCGCACCGCAGTTCAAATGCAGGAGTTTACCGGTAAGACAAGATAG
- a CDS encoding F0F1 ATP synthase subunit gamma — translation MQQLEAVRKKIATTGDLLSVVKTMKALAAVNLRHFENAAKGVGEYAEVIEQGWTVFFRNAGILSRGLRKDVAVVLAIGSDQGMCGQFNELARVETVKVVDEMRSAGQKVICWTCGERLRGALEDSGIEVDLNFRVPGSLRGVNSVVDEIEQHLGEWRNKRGMNRFSIVNNLHISNGAKVAARHILPLNKRSGSMEWDGKCLPMTNVPIHDLFSSLFSEYLYISVYGGIVQSLAAENSFRLAAMQVAEKNIIEHVESLESEYRTTRQGNITGELLDIVAGVEAVVGG, via the coding sequence ATGCAGCAGCTTGAGGCTGTACGCAAGAAAATTGCGACTACAGGTGACCTGCTTTCAGTGGTCAAGACCATGAAGGCCCTTGCTGCGGTTAATCTCCGTCATTTTGAAAACGCAGCCAAGGGAGTCGGCGAGTATGCCGAGGTCATTGAGCAGGGCTGGACCGTCTTTTTCCGCAATGCCGGAATACTTTCCCGTGGTCTACGGAAAGATGTGGCTGTAGTACTGGCAATAGGTTCCGATCAAGGGATGTGCGGTCAGTTTAACGAGCTGGCCAGAGTCGAGACCGTGAAAGTTGTGGATGAAATGCGTAGCGCCGGGCAGAAAGTCATCTGCTGGACCTGTGGGGAACGGTTGCGGGGTGCGTTGGAGGATTCCGGCATTGAGGTTGATTTAAATTTTCGTGTTCCGGGCAGCTTGCGTGGTGTTAATTCCGTTGTTGATGAGATTGAGCAGCATCTGGGAGAGTGGCGCAATAAGCGCGGAATGAACCGGTTCAGCATAGTTAACAATTTGCACATCAGTAATGGGGCCAAGGTTGCGGCCCGTCATATTCTTCCCCTTAACAAGCGTAGCGGAAGCATGGAATGGGATGGAAAATGTCTGCCCATGACCAATGTTCCGATCCATGATTTATTCTCAAGTTTATTCAGTGAATATCTATACATCTCCGTATATGGCGGAATTGTTCAATCTTTAGCTGCCGAGAACAGCTTCCGCCTCGCCGCTATGCAGGTAGCCGAGAAAAATATCATTGAGCATGTTGAGAGCCTTGAGTCTGAATACCGCACTACCCGGCAGGGCAACATCACCGGTGAGTTACTTGATATTGTAGCTGGAGTGGAGGCAGTTGTCGGGGGGTGA
- a CDS encoding flavodoxin family protein yields MKVLCLQGSARKKGHTAKMIEWVEEELKEMGHEVETIYLHDKEMKGCMACMKCKEKPEEIGCVIKDDIPAILEQMVASDAVVFASPLYFWGPSAQLKTVIDRTYSLYVDYHMPTHASLIKDQRHGFLVTGGGPYENNAAETFTAFSRMKKPHLTNHTASLFLGGCKNPEELGEEARQKAVEFARELVK; encoded by the coding sequence GTGAAAGTTCTTTGCCTTCAAGGCAGTGCCAGAAAAAAAGGCCATACCGCAAAAATGATCGAATGGGTTGAAGAAGAACTCAAGGAAATGGGTCACGAAGTTGAAACCATCTACCTTCACGACAAAGAAATGAAAGGTTGCATGGCTTGTATGAAGTGTAAGGAAAAACCGGAAGAGATAGGCTGCGTGATTAAAGACGACATCCCGGCAATTCTGGAACAGATGGTAGCTTCCGACGCCGTGGTCTTTGCTTCACCGCTCTACTTCTGGGGTCCCTCCGCACAGCTCAAGACAGTAATAGACAGGACCTACAGCCTGTACGTGGACTACCATATGCCGACCCACGCTTCCCTCATCAAGGACCAGCGCCACGGTTTCCTTGTCACCGGCGGCGGACCTTACGAAAACAACGCTGCAGAAACATTTACCGCGTTCTCCAGAATGAAAAAACCTCACCTGACCAACCACACCGCGTCACTGTTTTTAGGCGGCTGCAAGAACCCGGAAGAGCTTGGGGAAGAAGCCAGACAAAAAGCTGTTGAGTTCGCAAGAGAGCTGGTTAAGTAA
- a CDS encoding carbon starvation protein A, with amino-acid sequence MLFFFACVAALIVGYIIYGKFVDNVFAPDANRTTPAYAMRDDVDYMPMPMWKLMFIQVLDIAGIGPIFGPILGALYGPVALLWIVIGCIFAGAVHDYFSGMLSIRNNGASVPELVGEYLGMTARQVMRVFAFVLLMLVGVVFVLAPAKLLTGLTGIETGILVACIFGYYFLATILPIDKLIGKLYPIFGALLLVMTVSLAVALMFSGHTMLPNLDFAVNFHPGDKPIWPLLFITLSCGAISGFHATQSPLMARCVKNEKEGRPVFYGAMIIEGIIGLIWCTLGLSFYESPEALNAVIAAGSPSAVVSEVANSLLGPVGGIFAIIAVVILPITSGDTAFRSTRLIVAETFKMDQGPAIKRLLIAIPLFALGYIISTQNFSAIWRYFGFSNQCLSMLVLWTSAVYLAQKAKMHWIASIPATFMTAVVATFICQAKIGFGLDMNISIMIGIAAAVAAFGAFFVKYVRPKAAFEAN; translated from the coding sequence ATGCTATTTTTCTTTGCCTGTGTGGCAGCACTTATCGTCGGTTATATTATCTATGGTAAATTCGTGGACAACGTGTTCGCGCCTGATGCAAACCGCACCACTCCCGCATACGCCATGCGTGATGATGTTGACTACATGCCCATGCCCATGTGGAAACTCATGTTTATTCAGGTTCTGGACATCGCCGGAATCGGCCCCATCTTCGGCCCCATTCTAGGTGCTCTTTACGGTCCCGTAGCCCTTCTCTGGATTGTTATCGGCTGTATCTTTGCCGGAGCCGTACATGACTATTTCAGCGGCATGCTCTCCATCCGCAACAACGGCGCATCCGTTCCCGAACTGGTCGGTGAATACCTCGGCATGACGGCTCGTCAGGTAATGCGTGTGTTCGCGTTCGTACTGCTCATGCTGGTCGGTGTTGTATTCGTACTCGCCCCCGCAAAGCTGCTGACCGGGCTCACCGGCATAGAGACCGGAATCCTCGTGGCCTGCATCTTCGGTTACTACTTCCTCGCAACCATCCTGCCCATTGATAAACTCATCGGTAAACTCTACCCCATATTCGGCGCACTGCTTCTGGTTATGACCGTATCCCTCGCAGTAGCACTTATGTTCAGCGGCCACACCATGCTGCCCAACCTTGATTTCGCGGTTAACTTCCACCCCGGCGACAAGCCCATCTGGCCCCTTCTTTTCATCACCCTGTCCTGCGGTGCAATCAGCGGCTTCCACGCTACTCAGTCCCCGCTTATGGCCCGTTGTGTAAAAAATGAAAAAGAAGGCCGTCCCGTATTCTACGGCGCAATGATCATCGAAGGTATCATCGGCCTGATCTGGTGTACTCTCGGCCTGTCCTTCTACGAATCTCCCGAAGCACTCAACGCAGTTATCGCTGCCGGTTCCCCTTCCGCAGTAGTATCTGAAGTTGCAAACTCCCTGCTCGGCCCCGTAGGCGGCATCTTCGCTATCATCGCAGTTGTAATCCTGCCCATCACCAGTGGTGACACCGCTTTCCGCTCCACCAGACTTATCGTAGCGGAAACCTTCAAAATGGATCAGGGTCCCGCTATCAAACGTCTGCTTATAGCAATACCCCTGTTCGCTCTGGGCTACATTATCTCCACCCAGAACTTCTCCGCAATCTGGAGATACTTCGGTTTCTCCAACCAGTGCCTGTCCATGCTCGTTCTCTGGACTTCCGCAGTATACCTTGCCCAGAAAGCAAAAATGCACTGGATCGCATCCATCCCCGCAACCTTCATGACCGCAGTTGTCGCCACATTCATCTGTCAGGCCAAGATCGGTTTCGGACTGGACATGAACATCTCCATCATGATCGGTATCGCAGCAGCAGTAGCGGCATTCGGCGCATTCTTCGTGAAATACGTTCGCCCCAAAGCAGCTTTTGAAGCCAACTAA